The Rhodospirillaceae bacterium genomic interval TTTTGTCCGGTGCCGTGATGCCATATCCACCGCCCAGATCAGTCGGCGCGACTTTTCTACCTCTCACATCCAAACCGGGCTCGAACGCAACGTCATCAGCCGGAATATGAGAAATTAGTTTTCGGCAATCCGCAGCGCGGACAGAAATTTCCGTCTTATTTGATGTGCTGGCGTGATGCAAGAACACACACAAAAAGCACCGTTAAAGATGTAAAATCCTATTTTCATCAAGGAATATCGCCGTTTATTTGGTTAACAAGTTCTTTGTGAGTCGGTGATTTTTCCCGGAGTTGTGGTTTTGCAACAGACACCCTGGAAATTTTACAAGACCGCTTCCCCATCTTTACGGCTTGAAACAAATGAATACCATTGCTCTTTATAAGGTTTTGGTCTTTTGGTTGGGGAATCGAAAGAGGTCATGCCTTTAAATTTGAGGGGATCAAATCATGTCATCACACCGTTATCGATACTTACTTGCCAGTGCCACGATGCTGTCTACTGCTGCCTTAATTGGCGTCCAAGACGTTATGGCCCAGATCACAATTGAAGAAATTACAGTGACAACGCGCCGCCGCGCGGAATCACTGCAAAACATACCTTTATCCATCACAGCCTTCACAGACCTTCAAATCGAACGCGGCGGAATCAGAAGCGTCGAAGATGTCGCCCGCCTGACTCCAGGTTTAACTTTTGATTTGGGCTTTGCCCCGCAAGATACACGCCCTGCCATACGCGGGCTTCCAGCCACCAGAGGCCGTCCACCCGTCGGCATCCTGCTGGATGGGATTGATGTCTCCAGCGAGTCCATTCAGACCGCGGGCGGTGGCAACATGATGAACATGCGCCTCGTCGATGTGGAACGCATCGAAGTCGTGAAAGGCCCTCAAAGTGCATTGTATGGCCGTGTCGCGTTTGGCGGAGCCATTAACTACATTACGAAGAAGCCGTCTGATGAATTTACGGCCAACATATTTATTGACGGCGGAGATCATGGACAGCTTGAAGTCCGGGGGGGCGTTAGTGGTCCCATTGACGACAGCGGAAAAGTAGGAGTCAGGCTCAATGCGGCGTATGCGGAACACAACGGGTACCATCGCAATACCGTCACAGACTCAAAAATCGGCGGTTTTGAGAGTATTGGTGTATCCGGGATTATCAGCGCTGATCTCTCGGAAACCTTAAACGCCACAGCGCGCATAGCCTATTCAGACGATTCCAATGAGGTGCGGGCGCAAGTCGTTAAAGGTGGCGCAAACTTTATTGCCGCACCCGCCAACCCGCTTGGCTTAACAGGTGCCTTTAATCCGACATTTGGAGAATTGTCTATCGACGCGGGTGACGTAATCCAGTTGAGCACGGATCCATTTACCAATGAAGATTTCTTCGGGACCGAAATGGACAGTCTGATCACCAGCCTCAATATTGAATGGGAAGTTGCAGAAAACGTATATTTTACATCACTTACAGGGTACAATGATGCCAAGACTTTGCAAAACTTCGACTCAGATAAGCGCGGTGCTGCCGTTGCTCCAGTGTTTTTACCCCCACCAGGCGGCATATCAGAACCGCTCCCTCGCACCACAATTATTGACTTCATCACCGACACAAAACAGTTCAGCCAGGAATTCAGACTCGGCGATTTGGCATCGGATGGTCTGCGCTGGGCAGTCGGGGGGCTCTATTGGGACGAAGATGTCGATCAACGTGATTTCAGCAGTGCTACTGTCGATTTCGCGGGTCTCGGCTCAGCGAACTTAAATCTCGCCCTGTTAGGACGTTCCGCCTTAAACGAAGCAGTCTTATTGCGCAGCACCGAACATTGGTCCGCCTATGGGCATATTGAATACGACCTTTCGGAAGATTTAACGGTCGTGGCAGAAGCCCGCTATTCGGAAGAAAGCTTCTCCTATGATGTCGAGGGCGATAACAACAATGCGTTCGGCACGTTCTTCGCTGGTCCGGTACCATACTCAATCCCGACCCAACTGCCTCTCGCTGAAGCAAGTGATAACTATTTCACCCCGCGGATTTCTGTTGATTACCACGCAACAGAAGACATCTTGCTCTATTCTGCCATCGCCAAAGGCGCCAAACCGGGCGGCTTCTCCACGTTGTCCATAGGTGGCACATTGGAAAATAACCGCTTCTTACCCGAAACACTTTGGAGCTACGAAGTCGGTGCAAAAACCGAATGGGCCGACGGTCGCGTTCGGTTGAATGCCGATGTCTTTTACATGGACTACAGCGACAAGCAGGTCACCACTCAAGATGCAGCCGGTGGCCAGGGAATCGCCCTTGGTGTTGTTACCAAGAATGCAGGTAAAGCGCGGATTA includes:
- a CDS encoding TonB-dependent receptor, whose amino-acid sequence is MSSHRYRYLLASATMLSTAALIGVQDVMAQITIEEITVTTRRRAESLQNIPLSITAFTDLQIERGGIRSVEDVARLTPGLTFDLGFAPQDTRPAIRGLPATRGRPPVGILLDGIDVSSESIQTAGGGNMMNMRLVDVERIEVVKGPQSALYGRVAFGGAINYITKKPSDEFTANIFIDGGDHGQLEVRGGVSGPIDDSGKVGVRLNAAYAEHNGYHRNTVTDSKIGGFESIGVSGIISADLSETLNATARIAYSDDSNEVRAQVVKGGANFIAAPANPLGLTGAFNPTFGELSIDAGDVIQLSTDPFTNEDFFGTEMDSLITSLNIEWEVAENVYFTSLTGYNDAKTLQNFDSDKRGAAVAPVFLPPPGGISEPLPRTTIIDFITDTKQFSQEFRLGDLASDGLRWAVGGLYWDEDVDQRDFSSATVDFAGLGSANLNLALLGRSALNEAVLLRSTEHWSAYGHIEYDLSEDLTVVAEARYSEESFSYDVEGDNNNAFGTFFAGPVPYSIPTQLPLAEASDNYFTPRISVDYHATEDILLYSAIAKGAKPGGFSTLSIGGTLENNRFLPETLWSYEVGAKTEWADGRVRLNADVFYMDYSDKQVTTQDAAGGQGIALGVVTKNAGKARIKGLEADFTLVATEELSFTAAYTYLDTKYTDFVFNTQSGNDLVRGGNCTPTTVTSSAGTEVPVCEISLTGNHLERQPKHAFTVGLNGSFPITDSMNLVAEVDAQYQGKRFLSQWNRWTLPSYINVDARLGVEGDKWSIIAYADNLFDSDKIRSGQENFDLFTFGTAINLFVPDERQLGLRLSYRM